One Mesomycoplasma molare genomic window carries:
- a CDS encoding carbohydrate ABC transporter permease codes for MKKIIKVTIIFLLLFLLLFFIFFPIYFLILVSLKSNQSFLNNEYSLIIDEWNFKNYSFLKEFDFWKAILISLISSFVLIIIRMIIYFGFIISFYNFSNKFKKTIQLILMILFIIPEFSIFLSLKNILNILNISSNLNYFSLISNSLFSFFLLNNMLFNYTKTKDKYYKIIIIDNLNFLEQLKLIYWKEMKHSFFMLVVFSFITTWNDFLWVNFLLSGSEDKTLAIWFRYYAPIPTGGYFLNLQAAGAFVSIFIPITIYFIFSKQITKIDL; via the coding sequence ATGAAAAAAATTATAAAAGTTACAATAATTTTTTTATTATTATTTTTGTTATTATTTTTTATTTTTTTTCCTATTTACTTTTTAATTCTTGTTTCTTTAAAAAGTAATCAATCATTTTTAAATAATGAATACTCTTTAATTATAGATGAGTGAAATTTTAAAAATTATTCTTTTTTGAAAGAATTTGATTTTTGAAAGGCTATTTTAATTTCGCTTATAAGTAGTTTTGTTTTAATAATAATAAGAATGATTATTTATTTTGGATTTATTATTTCTTTTTATAATTTTTCCAATAAATTTAAAAAAACTATTCAATTAATTTTAATGATTTTATTTATTATTCCTGAATTTTCTATTTTTTTATCTTTAAAAAATATTTTAAATATTTTAAATATTAGTTCTAATTTAAACTATTTCTCTTTAATTTCAAATTCTTTATTTTCTTTTTTTCTATTAAATAATATGCTTTTTAATTACACAAAAACCAAAGACAAATATTATAAAATAATAATTATTGATAATTTAAATTTTTTAGAACAATTAAAACTAATTTATTGAAAAGAAATGAAGCATTCTTTTTTTATGTTAGTAGTTTTTAGCTTTATTACTACATGAAATGATTTTCTTTGGGTTAATTTTCTTTTATCAGGATCTGAAGATAAAACATTAGCAATATGATTTAGATACTACGCTCCTATACCAACGGGAGGATATTTTTTAAATTTACAAGCTGCTGGAGCTTTTGTTTCTATTTTCATTCCAATCACTATTTACTTTATTTTTAGCAAACAAATTACAAAAATTGATTTATAA
- a CDS encoding sugar ABC transporter permease, giving the protein MNKNIKAKVKNLFFFIPFLLFISLFLILPLLKTFYESFIVFAKYKKTSYSFGIENFVKVFNDNNFYISIKNSSFLFFVPTFFSILVSFIFSYNLAKLLIKKKNNLFLRIIYSQFFISNFAIGIAFLILFGEKNLFFKLFNSNKSFLNGNERISILLYYFIFQVWRSLPFNIVIFTFAFLQLNTKYKLPFFQDNLTFKDKFINIYIKEFQKYFKLIFYTNSIFSFLLYPGSILPEEKIEHLEAQTIASYIINLINPINGGIEIDPHKAYAASFIILIYIFFLFSCFYISIKILKKVIYIMREKKWKKL; this is encoded by the coding sequence ATGAATAAAAACATTAAAGCAAAAGTTAAAAATTTATTTTTCTTTATTCCTTTTTTATTGTTTATAAGTTTGTTTCTAATTTTACCTTTATTGAAAACATTTTATGAATCTTTTATTGTTTTTGCTAAATACAAAAAAACATCTTATAGTTTTGGGATAGAAAATTTTGTTAAAGTTTTTAATGATAATAATTTCTATATATCTATCAAAAATTCTTCTTTTTTATTTTTTGTTCCTACCTTCTTTTCTATTTTAGTTTCCTTTATTTTTTCTTATAATCTTGCTAAATTATTAATAAAAAAGAAAAACAATTTATTTTTGAGAATAATTTATTCACAATTTTTTATTTCTAATTTTGCTATAGGAATTGCATTTTTAATATTATTTGGGGAAAAGAATTTATTTTTTAAACTATTTAATTCAAATAAAAGTTTTTTAAACGGAAATGAAAGGATTAGTATTTTACTTTATTATTTTATTTTTCAAGTATGAAGATCATTACCTTTTAATATAGTAATTTTCACCTTTGCATTCTTACAATTAAATACAAAATATAAGTTACCATTTTTTCAAGATAATTTAACTTTTAAAGACAAATTTATAAATATTTATATTAAAGAATTTCAAAAATATTTTAAATTAATTTTTTATACAAATTCCATTTTTAGTTTTTTATTGTATCCTGGTTCCATTTTACCAGAAGAAAAAATTGAGCACCTTGAAGCTCAAACTATTGCAAGTTATATAATTAATTTAATTAATCCTATTAATGGAGGAATAGAAATTGATCCACATAAAGCATATGCTGCAAGTTTTATTATTTTAATTTATATATTCTTTCTTTTTTCTTGTTTTTATATTAGCATAAAAATATTAAAGAAAGTAATCTATATAATGAGGGAGAAAAAATGAAAAAAATTATAA
- a CDS encoding ABC transporter ATP-binding protein: MKNIIEIENLKVIKNNKNIIDIPKLEIKENFIVSIVGPSGAGKTTLLNVISGFENNIKGKIKIKNDLSIDEIGYILQNNILYEEISVFNNIFLSAKNSFKWRKKTRIKLINDFFINNNLKIQEKNLKFFNHYIYNEKSKKEKILFAFLYFKLLFSMIIKNKKTKKFLNFISIKKEFKKEIDEISKILEIENILNLKTKNLSGGQKQRVAFAKAIIKKNKLFLLDESFSSLDPKIKEKSLDWLVKIKKEFNLSILLVTHDQSDAIKISDYLLILKDGKIEQFNRVEEVLNNPNNFFVLDFFSTLPINKFFWNNNDIFIKSQDIKIDKKDIYSQKGEIIKIERLPIFYIYHVKEVETNNIIKIASKESDFYLKEMISYSIDYAKGIKLTNE, translated from the coding sequence GTGAAAAATATTATTGAAATTGAAAATTTAAAAGTTATAAAAAATAATAAAAATATTATTGATATTCCTAAATTAGAAATAAAAGAGAATTTTATCGTTTCTATTGTAGGACCCTCCGGAGCAGGAAAAACGACCTTATTAAATGTTATTTCCGGTTTTGAAAATAATATAAAAGGAAAAATAAAAATCAAAAACGATCTAAGCATAGATGAAATTGGTTATATTTTGCAGAACAATATTTTATATGAAGAAATTTCCGTATTCAATAATATTTTTCTTAGCGCTAAAAATTCTTTTAAATGAAGAAAAAAAACAAGAATAAAACTTATAAACGATTTTTTTATTAACAATAATTTAAAAATTCAAGAAAAAAATTTAAAATTTTTTAATCATTATATTTATAATGAAAAAAGTAAAAAAGAAAAAATACTTTTTGCTTTTTTATATTTTAAATTATTATTTTCCATGATTATTAAAAACAAAAAGACTAAAAAATTTTTAAATTTTATAAGTATTAAAAAAGAATTTAAAAAAGAGATTGATGAAATTTCAAAAATTTTAGAAATTGAAAATATTTTAAACTTAAAAACTAAAAATCTTTCAGGAGGACAAAAACAAAGAGTTGCTTTCGCAAAAGCAATAATTAAAAAAAATAAATTATTCCTTTTAGATGAATCATTTTCTTCTCTTGATCCTAAAATAAAGGAAAAAAGCTTAGATTGATTAGTAAAAATAAAAAAAGAATTTAACTTAAGCATATTACTAGTTACGCATGATCAAAGTGATGCAATAAAAATTAGTGACTATCTATTAATTTTAAAAGATGGAAAAATAGAACAATTTAATAGAGTTGAAGAAGTATTAAATAATCCAAATAATTTTTTTGTTTTAGATTTTTTTAGTACCTTACCAATAAATAAATTTTTTTGAAATAACAATGATATATTTATTAAGTCTCAAGATATAAAAATTGATAAAAAAGATATTTACAGTCAAAAAGGTGAAATTATAAAAATAGAAAGGCTACCTATTTTTTATATTTATCACGTTAAAGAAGTAGAAACTAATAATATAATAAAAATAGCATCTAAAGAAAGTGATTTTTATTTAAAAGAAATGATTTCTTACTCAATAGATTATGCAAAAGGAATAAAATTAACTAATGAATAA
- the glpO gene encoding type 2 glycerol-3-phosphate oxidase has translation MSSKRYDVIIIGGGIIGASIAYELSQYKLSTLLLERNPVYADETSKGNSGAIHGGFDPDPGKIEAKLNVLGNELWREKIFKNLDFPKVQVDSLILAFNEKEMEHVNMLYERGLTNKVPKEFLKIISKDEVLKKEPNVNPTVLGALLCTSSWAIDPVRATYAFLGASEQNGTELRNNSEVVDIKFENDEFKVTLKNKEVLISKVVINAAGHYADILAEKAGYGDFKQTTRRGEYRILSRTEAGIVNSICFKVPTIHGKGVIVAPMLDGRVLVGPTAEEGVPKEETRLVTKEKFDLIGEIGKEIIPSIRLDKTEITLSGSRPIDIETNDFVIRSAKLNKKFINAAGMQSPAIASAPAIAIEISKLVEKAGLKLEKNPNYNPNYKVKF, from the coding sequence ATGTCAAGTAAAAGATATGATGTAATCATTATAGGTGGTGGAATTATAGGAGCTTCTATTGCTTATGAATTGTCACAATATAAATTAAGTACTTTACTTTTAGAAAGAAATCCGGTATATGCAGATGAGACTTCAAAAGGTAATTCTGGGGCAATTCACGGTGGTTTTGATCCTGATCCAGGTAAAATAGAAGCTAAGTTAAATGTATTAGGAAATGAATTATGAAGAGAAAAAATATTTAAAAATTTAGATTTTCCAAAAGTTCAAGTAGATTCACTTATTCTAGCTTTTAATGAAAAAGAAATGGAACACGTTAATATGCTATACGAGAGAGGTTTAACAAATAAAGTTCCAAAAGAATTCTTAAAAATAATTTCAAAAGATGAAGTTCTTAAAAAAGAACCGAATGTAAACCCTACCGTTTTAGGGGCTTTATTATGTACAAGTTCATGAGCGATAGATCCTGTTAGAGCAACTTATGCTTTCTTAGGAGCTAGCGAACAAAACGGAACCGAATTAAGAAATAATTCAGAAGTAGTTGATATTAAATTTGAAAATGACGAATTTAAAGTTACTTTAAAAAATAAAGAGGTTTTAATATCTAAAGTTGTTATTAATGCCGCAGGGCACTATGCTGATATATTAGCTGAGAAAGCTGGTTATGGTGATTTTAAACAAACAACAAGACGTGGTGAATATAGAATTTTATCCAGAACAGAGGCAGGTATTGTAAATTCTATTTGCTTTAAAGTTCCTACAATACATGGAAAAGGAGTGATTGTCGCTCCAATGCTAGATGGTAGAGTTTTAGTAGGTCCTACAGCTGAAGAAGGAGTTCCTAAAGAAGAAACAAGACTTGTAACTAAAGAAAAATTTGATTTAATAGGTGAAATTGGAAAAGAAATAATTCCATCAATTAGATTAGACAAAACAGAAATTACATTATCAGGTTCTAGACCTATAGATATTGAAACAAATGATTTTGTTATTAGATCAGCGAAATTAAACAAAAAATTCATTAATGCAGCAGGTATGCAATCACCAGCAATAGCTTCTGCTCCTGCCATAGCGATTGAAATATCTAAACTTGTAGAAAAAGCAGGATTAAAATTAGAAAAAAATCCAAATTATAATCCAAATTATAAAGTTAAATTCTAA
- the glpK gene encoding glycerol kinase GlpK, producing the protein MKDKYVVTLDSGTTSCRTLIVDHSGNIKATSQAEFTQYFPKSGWVEHDPLEIWNVQLSTMQSAKHKAKIKSHDLIALGITNQRETIVLWDKETGLPVYNAIVWQDRRTTEYCESLISEGWSEKISDKTGLIINPYFSGTKIRWILKNVEEAKAKLKSGKLLAGTIDTWLMWKLTDGEVHATDVSNASRTMLFNIHTLDWDQEILDLFEIPKEILPKVKASSEHYGYVKPHHWSNKAKGEVPITGVAGDQQSALFGQLCTEVGMVKNTYGTGCFTLVNTGTTPIKSKNKLLTTIAWKLGNQETVYALEGSVFIAGAAIQWLRDSLRILYNSAESDFFASLVNDDQRVYVVPSFTGLGAPYWDSYSRGAIFGLERGTKREHIIKATLDSIAYQTNDLIKAMEKDLEKPIILLKVDGGASNSNYLMQFQSSISNLKVERPANIETTALGASYLAGLAVGYWKNIEEIKKMSKADKIFKPQLSQQDIDFLLKGWDTAVKKTLNWTKDIE; encoded by the coding sequence ATGAAAGATAAATATGTAGTTACATTAGATTCTGGTACAACTTCATGTCGTACTTTAATAGTGGACCATTCAGGTAATATAAAAGCTACCAGTCAAGCAGAATTCACACAATACTTCCCAAAATCTGGTTGAGTAGAACACGATCCTTTAGAAATATGAAACGTGCAACTTTCAACGATGCAAAGTGCTAAACACAAAGCGAAAATTAAGTCACATGATTTAATAGCTTTAGGAATAACAAACCAAAGAGAAACAATTGTTTTATGAGATAAAGAAACAGGACTTCCTGTTTATAATGCTATTGTATGACAAGATAGAAGAACTACTGAATATTGTGAAAGCTTAATTTCTGAAGGATGATCAGAAAAAATTTCAGATAAAACAGGTCTTATTATTAATCCATATTTTAGTGGTACTAAAATTAGATGAATTTTAAAAAATGTTGAAGAAGCTAAGGCAAAATTAAAATCTGGGAAATTATTAGCAGGAACAATTGATACATGGTTAATGTGAAAATTAACTGATGGTGAAGTTCATGCGACCGATGTTTCAAACGCTTCAAGAACAATGCTATTTAACATTCATACACTAGATTGAGATCAAGAAATTTTAGATCTTTTTGAAATTCCTAAAGAAATTCTTCCAAAAGTAAAGGCTTCTTCGGAACATTATGGTTATGTTAAACCTCATCATTGATCAAATAAAGCAAAAGGTGAAGTGCCTATTACTGGAGTAGCAGGAGATCAACAATCAGCTTTATTTGGACAATTATGTACTGAAGTAGGTATGGTTAAAAATACATACGGTACAGGATGTTTTACACTAGTTAATACAGGTACTACACCTATAAAAAGTAAAAATAAATTATTAACAACTATTGCTTGAAAATTAGGAAATCAAGAAACTGTTTATGCCTTAGAAGGTTCTGTGTTTATAGCGGGAGCTGCAATACAATGACTAAGAGACTCTTTAAGAATTTTATATAATTCAGCAGAGTCAGATTTCTTTGCATCTTTAGTAAATGATGATCAAAGAGTTTATGTTGTTCCTTCATTTACAGGACTGGGTGCACCATATTGAGATTCATATTCAAGAGGAGCAATTTTCGGTCTTGAAAGAGGAACAAAAAGAGAACATATAATAAAAGCAACTTTAGATTCAATTGCTTATCAAACAAATGATTTAATTAAAGCGATGGAAAAAGATTTAGAGAAACCAATTATTTTATTAAAAGTTGATGGTGGTGCTTCTAATTCAAATTATTTAATGCAATTTCAATCTTCAATTTCTAATTTAAAAGTTGAAAGACCAGCAAATATTGAAACGACAGCTTTAGGAGCTTCATACCTTGCTGGTTTAGCGGTTGGTTATTGAAAAAATATAGAAGAAATTAAAAAAATGAGTAAAGCAGACAAGATTTTTAAACCTCAACTTTCACAACAAGATATAGACTTTTTATTGAAAGGTTGAGATACTGCTGTTAAAAAAACTTTAAATTGAACAAAAGATATCGAGTAA
- a CDS encoding MIP/aquaporin family protein, protein MKILSEFLGTLFLVLLGNGVVYSVSAKRMFANQSGKWSVITLGWGFAVMVGVIISNALGGSAHLNPAVSIFDAIASKSAFPLVYIPAQFLGAMVAQVILNFINWNHIKETDLATVRGAHATGPAFSAKEKGTIFNFSYELVGTLVLLGVILAFGKGSNALSTTGIGLSSLGPLPVTFLVMAIGMSLGSSTGYAINPARDLGPRLVYFAMEKLLLSNRKEEHVGANFEYSWIPVVAPSFAGVIIGLFALI, encoded by the coding sequence ATGAAAATATTATCCGAATTTTTAGGTACATTATTTTTAGTTCTTTTAGGAAATGGTGTTGTATATAGTGTTTCAGCTAAAAGAATGTTTGCAAATCAATCAGGTAAATGAAGCGTTATTACTTTAGGATGAGGATTTGCTGTTATGGTAGGTGTAATAATAAGTAACGCATTAGGTGGGAGTGCGCATTTAAATCCTGCTGTATCTATTTTTGATGCAATTGCTTCAAAAAGCGCTTTTCCATTGGTGTATATTCCTGCTCAATTTTTAGGAGCGATGGTTGCGCAAGTTATTTTAAATTTCATTAACTGAAATCACATTAAAGAAACAGATTTAGCTACAGTTAGAGGAGCTCATGCAACTGGACCAGCTTTCTCTGCAAAAGAAAAGGGAACTATCTTTAATTTTTCATATGAATTAGTTGGAACATTAGTTTTATTAGGAGTTATATTAGCTTTTGGTAAAGGTTCAAACGCTTTATCAACAACCGGAATAGGTTTATCATCTTTAGGACCATTACCTGTTACTTTTTTAGTAATGGCAATAGGGATGTCATTAGGTTCATCTACTGGTTATGCAATTAACCCAGCAAGAGATTTAGGACCAAGATTAGTATATTTTGCTATGGAAAAATTACTATTATCTAATAGAAAAGAAGAACATGTAGGAGCAAACTTTGAATATTCATGAATTCCTGTAGTAGCACCTTCATTTGCAGGAGTAATAATAGGATTATTTGCCTTAATATAA
- the dhaK gene encoding dihydroxyacetone kinase subunit DhaK, with translation MKKLINNKENIIEEMIQGIIKTNKNVQRVNGFNAIYNKNFDKNKVALISGGGSGHEPAHMGFVGKGMLTGAVAGEVFTSPTPDQIESVINELDSQKGTLLIIKNYTGDKLNFEIAQQLAQANGKKVETVLVNDDVAVENSTWTIGRRGIAGTIYVHKIAGALAEKGADLSEVKRVAEKVIENVRTFGISLNYIYIPTTGKKSFELGEKEIEFGLGIHGEPGIKRENIKSSKEITEEMLDLILKDYNYDNSEIALMINGLGGTPEMELFIVANDAHNYLAEKNIKIFQTNVGNFMTSLEMQGVSISVLKLDEELKKLLEEPTEVKNWK, from the coding sequence ATGAAAAAATTAATTAATAATAAAGAAAATATTATTGAAGAAATGATTCAAGGAATCATTAAAACAAATAAAAACGTGCAAAGAGTAAACGGATTTAATGCAATTTATAATAAAAATTTTGATAAAAATAAAGTGGCGTTGATTTCCGGAGGAGGTTCAGGTCATGAACCTGCTCACATGGGCTTTGTAGGAAAGGGAATGTTAACCGGAGCCGTAGCGGGAGAGGTTTTTACCTCACCAACTCCGGATCAAATTGAGAGTGTTATTAATGAACTAGATTCCCAAAAAGGTACTTTATTAATTATCAAAAACTATACAGGTGATAAGTTAAATTTTGAAATAGCTCAACAATTAGCTCAAGCAAATGGTAAAAAAGTAGAAACCGTTCTTGTTAACGATGATGTTGCTGTAGAAAACTCTACATGAACAATAGGTCGTAGAGGAATTGCGGGAACAATTTATGTTCATAAAATAGCTGGTGCTCTAGCTGAAAAAGGAGCAGATTTAAGTGAAGTAAAAAGAGTTGCTGAAAAAGTAATAGAAAATGTTAGAACTTTTGGAATATCTTTAAATTATATTTATATTCCTACAACAGGTAAAAAATCTTTTGAATTGGGAGAAAAAGAAATTGAATTCGGTCTTGGAATTCATGGTGAACCAGGTATAAAGAGAGAAAATATTAAATCTTCAAAAGAGATAACAGAAGAAATGTTAGACTTAATTTTAAAAGACTATAATTATGATAATTCAGAAATCGCTCTTATGATTAATGGTTTAGGCGGAACTCCTGAGATGGAATTATTTATTGTAGCTAACGATGCACATAATTATTTAGCTGAAAAAAATATTAAAATTTTCCAAACAAATGTTGGTAACTTTATGACTTCTCTAGAAATGCAAGGAGTTTCTATTAGTGTTTTAAAATTAGATGAAGAATTGAAAAAATTACTTGAAGAACCTACAGAGGTAAAAAATTGAAAATAG
- the dhaL gene encoding dihydroxyacetone kinase subunit DhaL has product MKIEELKKVFQTIYNELEEKKDFLSLLDQNIGDGDHGVNIVRGFKEVIQSITTEVDLSSFLSIVGRTLMSKVGGASGPLYGMAFINAANNLKNKTELGLEEFKILVKSFSASLEMLGKVKIGEKTMYDVWKPLSEKLDSINEINEKNKLELIDFVNNSALATKDLIATKGRASYLKERSKGTIDPGSASSNIILANIIKEL; this is encoded by the coding sequence TTGAAAATAGAAGAATTGAAAAAAGTTTTCCAAACAATTTATAATGAATTAGAAGAAAAAAAAGATTTTTTATCCCTATTAGATCAAAATATAGGCGATGGAGATCATGGTGTAAATATAGTAAGAGGTTTTAAAGAAGTAATTCAATCAATTACTACAGAGGTTGATTTAAGTTCGTTTCTATCTATAGTCGGAAGAACTTTAATGTCAAAAGTAGGTGGTGCATCCGGTCCTCTATATGGTATGGCATTTATTAATGCTGCTAATAATTTGAAAAATAAAACAGAATTAGGATTAGAGGAATTTAAAATTTTAGTAAAAAGTTTTTCTGCTTCTTTAGAAATGTTGGGAAAAGTAAAAATTGGCGAAAAAACCATGTATGACGTTTGAAAACCTTTATCAGAAAAACTAGATTCTATTAACGAAATAAATGAAAAAAATAAACTGGAATTAATTGATTTTGTAAATAACTCTGCTTTAGCTACAAAAGATTTAATCGCCACAAAGGGTAGAGCTTCATATTTAAAAGAAAGATCTAAAGGAACAATCGATCCAGGTTCAGCCTCTTCAAATATAATTTTAGCAAACATAATAAAAGAGTTATAA
- a CDS encoding PTS-dependent dihydroxyacetone kinase phosphotransferase subunit DhaM → MKKMFIIISHYFQLAKTIEEYLTKMLPLNEEMLKIVALGGINNRTELGTDPTELMDVINSNKDIEEVFIFSDLGSATLSAISVSSMIEDKKIYVSKGSIVENSFSAYVLANSGASFEEISKASEEAIQK, encoded by the coding sequence ATGAAAAAGATGTTTATTATTATTTCTCATTATTTCCAACTAGCAAAAACAATTGAGGAATATTTAACTAAAATGTTACCATTAAATGAAGAAATGTTAAAAATAGTAGCTTTAGGTGGAATTAATAACAGAACAGAGTTAGGAACTGATCCTACAGAATTAATGGATGTTATAAATTCTAATAAAGACATAGAAGAAGTATTTATATTTTCAGATTTAGGATCAGCTACTTTATCAGCAATTTCTGTATCTTCTATGATTGAAGATAAAAAAATATACGTTTCTAAAGGATCTATAGTAGAAAATTCATTTTCAGCATATGTATTAGCAAATTCAGGTGCTAGTTTTGAAGAAATTAGCAAAGCTTCTGAGGAAGCAATTCAAAAGTAG
- a CDS encoding leucine-rich repeat domain-containing protein, whose translation MKKIAVNDKEMILKNTNYYSNQILDLSELENLNEIDNFVFAGKSIKTLILPSSLKKIGDAAFLNCEIENIKFNGQLEYIGDSAFESNNIKEIDFSKGIQTISLFAFSNNKIKKIVFPSNPTSIKDYAFELNSIETIVFNSQDIKFGHNVFESSNIQEIIINLSKKENFDFSKIILKKIDNEKEVEDYYEVNDIDIKFLNSLNSFMDLTNVKKIEINNTKSQNSQEKYLYFWIDISGKIILLSS comes from the coding sequence ATGAAAAAAATTGCTGTAAATGATAAAGAAATGATCTTAAAAAATACAAATTATTATAGTAATCAAATTTTAGATCTTTCCGAACTAGAAAACCTGAATGAAATTGATAATTTTGTTTTTGCGGGTAAAAGTATAAAAACATTAATTTTACCTAGTTCATTAAAAAAAATAGGAGATGCTGCTTTTTTAAATTGTGAAATTGAAAATATAAAATTTAATGGACAATTAGAATATATAGGAGATTCTGCTTTTGAATCTAATAATATAAAAGAAATTGATTTTTCTAAAGGAATCCAAACAATTTCTTTATTTGCATTTTCTAATAATAAAATAAAAAAAATAGTTTTTCCTTCAAATCCAACAAGTATTAAAGATTATGCTTTTGAACTAAATTCTATAGAAACAATAGTTTTTAATAGTCAAGATATAAAATTTGGCCACAATGTGTTTGAATCATCAAATATACAAGAAATTATAATTAATTTAAGTAAAAAAGAAAATTTTGATTTTTCAAAAATAATATTAAAAAAAATAGATAACGAAAAAGAAGTTGAAGATTATTATGAAGTTAACGATATTGACATTAAATTTTTAAATTCATTAAATAGTTTTATGGATTTAACCAATGTTAAAAAAATAGAAATAAATAATACAAAAAGTCAAAATAGTCAAGAAAAATATTTATATTTCTGAATTGATATTTCAGGGAAAATCATATTATTAAGTTCTTAA